Proteins encoded in a region of the Haloglomus salinum genome:
- a CDS encoding ArsR/SmtB family transcription factor, which translates to MSLLPSSPEVSVEENPRVVGLDSDEADALMRALSSDTAREMLSSLHEEPLPPSKLADEVDTTLQNAQYHLERLSDAGAIEVVGTAYSEKGREMDVYAPADKPLVIFAGREDQASGIRAALRRLVGGLFALLFGAVAVQEVFGRGVGRLAPSLFGTGSSGADGGGAGGSDLSGNATGAGTPTQTPGQTPSRTPPPETTSGGGDVGIFNTGDESATATETAAAGGGAGGDGGSATATADPSVTATPAGTPQPTAEPTAMDTATQAPEATSTATQAAADGAATGATPTPTPVNETVTETVRMTTEAAAGAGDPAMGLPPGVAFFLGGAIVLGVAVALTYR; encoded by the coding sequence ATGAGCCTCCTGCCCTCCAGCCCGGAGGTGTCCGTCGAGGAGAACCCACGGGTGGTCGGCCTCGACAGCGACGAGGCGGACGCGCTGATGCGTGCGCTCTCCTCCGACACCGCGCGCGAGATGTTGTCGTCGCTCCACGAGGAGCCCCTGCCGCCGTCGAAACTCGCCGACGAGGTCGATACGACCCTCCAGAACGCCCAGTACCATCTCGAACGGCTCTCCGACGCCGGCGCCATCGAGGTCGTCGGCACCGCCTACTCCGAGAAGGGCCGCGAGATGGACGTCTACGCGCCGGCGGACAAGCCGCTGGTCATCTTCGCCGGTCGCGAGGACCAGGCCTCGGGTATCCGTGCGGCGCTCCGGCGACTGGTGGGGGGCCTCTTCGCGCTCCTGTTCGGTGCGGTCGCGGTACAGGAGGTGTTCGGCCGCGGCGTCGGCCGCCTCGCGCCATCGCTGTTCGGCACCGGCTCGAGCGGTGCGGACGGTGGTGGCGCGGGCGGCAGTGACCTGTCGGGCAACGCGACCGGAGCGGGAACGCCCACGCAGACGCCCGGGCAGACACCCTCTCGGACACCGCCTCCGGAGACGACCAGCGGCGGTGGCGACGTGGGTATCTTCAACACGGGAGACGAGAGCGCTACCGCCACCGAGACGGCGGCTGCCGGCGGCGGCGCCGGAGGCGATGGTGGCAGCGCCACCGCGACCGCGGACCCGTCGGTGACGGCCACGCCGGCCGGGACGCCACAGCCTACCGCCGAGCCGACCGCGATGGATACCGCGACTCAGGCCCCCGAAGCGACATCGACCGCCACACAGGCGGCGGCCGACGGTGCCGCGACGGGTGCGACCCCGACGCCGACCCCGGTCAACGAGACGGTGACGGAGACGGTCCGGATGACGACCGAGGCGGCTGCTGGGGCTGGCGACCCGGCCATGGGGCTCCCCCCGGGCGTGGCGTTCTTCCTCGGCGGCGCCATCGTGCTGGGCGTCGCGGTCGCACTCACCTACCGCTGA
- a CDS encoding ATP-dependent DNA helicase: protein MATSDGPGYLRFFPYDQPYDHQHDAMETIREALVTERDVLFEGACGTGKTLAALAPALEYGRAANKTVVITTNVHQQTRQFIEEARAINTGEPIRTVVFRGKGSMCHIDVDYKECQALRDATREVVDQAEEVAALEQQAAELREAANDEDGGTAAGGGATEPAAGGSDIAEARAAVLDELQSAEDQLDEVQADATVCDRYHRNLTQDTSDFYDWLYADVRTPDEIYDAAHEAGLCGYELLKEGMEGVDLVVCNYHHLLDPNIREQFFRWLDRDPEDIVAVFDEAHNIEDAARDHATRTCNEVTLASALDELDETDDFRAEATERVVRAFHDALVDIYEAGMGFGARESLGEDWEDVTIDADTGRDDLTMAFLERYEGPGYKQDLEHALNLGQTLDQSYQEAYKEGETTTRKECQTLAAAAFIDDWMDGSAEPGTYPVVSVRRTEAGVRGRAELYTCIPRQVTEPLFDDLHASVLMSATLRPFDVQRDVLGLEDPVTMAYGLQFPPERRRTFAVTSPALFASKRDDPGVQSTVAGTIEDAVRFTPGNTLVFCPSYAEAERYYDRVGTDSTPYLDRPGERAEDLRERFTAGDNGVLFTSLWGTLAEGVSYDGDDARTVLVVGVPYPHLDDRMEAVEEAFAGAFGSEDQGWRYAVEIPTVRKTRQALGRVVRSPEDFGVRALVDERYAGSRADDLGRYSVHDTFPEEEREELVDVSPEKLKFAMLNFYQELDAYDGAPPRP, encoded by the coding sequence GTGGCGACGAGTGACGGCCCGGGCTACCTGCGCTTCTTCCCGTACGACCAGCCGTACGACCACCAGCACGACGCGATGGAGACCATCCGCGAGGCCCTGGTCACGGAGCGGGACGTGCTGTTCGAGGGGGCCTGCGGGACGGGCAAGACGCTCGCGGCGCTCGCACCGGCGCTGGAGTACGGCCGGGCCGCGAACAAGACCGTCGTCATCACGACCAACGTCCACCAGCAGACCCGCCAGTTCATCGAGGAAGCCCGGGCCATCAACACGGGCGAGCCCATCAGGACCGTCGTCTTCCGGGGCAAGGGGTCGATGTGCCACATCGACGTCGACTACAAGGAGTGCCAGGCGCTCCGCGACGCGACCAGGGAGGTCGTCGACCAGGCCGAGGAGGTGGCGGCGCTTGAACAGCAGGCCGCTGAACTCCGGGAGGCCGCGAACGACGAGGACGGTGGGACCGCGGCCGGAGGGGGAGCGACCGAGCCGGCGGCCGGCGGCAGCGATATCGCGGAGGCTCGTGCGGCCGTACTGGACGAGCTCCAGTCCGCCGAGGACCAGCTCGACGAGGTGCAGGCCGATGCAACGGTCTGTGACCGCTACCACCGGAACCTGACCCAGGACACGAGCGACTTCTACGACTGGCTGTACGCGGACGTGCGCACGCCCGACGAGATCTACGACGCCGCCCACGAGGCCGGCTTGTGCGGGTACGAACTGCTGAAGGAGGGGATGGAGGGGGTCGACCTCGTCGTCTGCAACTACCACCACCTGCTCGACCCGAACATCCGCGAGCAGTTCTTCCGGTGGCTGGACCGGGACCCGGAGGACATCGTGGCGGTGTTCGACGAGGCCCACAACATCGAGGACGCCGCACGCGACCACGCCACCCGCACGTGTAACGAGGTGACGCTGGCGAGCGCACTGGACGAACTCGACGAGACCGACGACTTCCGGGCCGAGGCCACCGAGCGCGTCGTCCGCGCGTTCCACGACGCGCTCGTCGACATCTACGAGGCCGGGATGGGCTTCGGCGCCCGCGAGTCCCTCGGCGAGGACTGGGAGGACGTGACCATCGACGCCGACACGGGCCGCGACGACCTGACAATGGCCTTCCTCGAGCGCTACGAGGGGCCGGGCTACAAGCAGGACCTCGAACACGCCCTGAACCTGGGCCAGACGCTCGACCAGTCCTACCAGGAGGCGTACAAGGAGGGCGAGACGACGACGCGCAAGGAGTGCCAGACGCTCGCCGCGGCCGCGTTCATCGACGACTGGATGGACGGCTCCGCGGAGCCGGGCACGTATCCCGTCGTCAGCGTCCGCCGAACCGAGGCCGGCGTCCGCGGCCGCGCGGAGCTGTACACCTGCATCCCGCGACAGGTCACGGAGCCGCTGTTCGACGACCTGCACGCCTCCGTCCTGATGAGCGCGACGCTCCGGCCGTTCGACGTCCAGCGCGACGTGCTAGGCCTCGAGGACCCCGTGACGATGGCCTACGGGCTCCAGTTCCCGCCCGAGCGCCGGCGCACCTTCGCGGTCACCTCGCCCGCGCTGTTCGCCAGCAAGCGCGACGACCCGGGCGTGCAGTCGACCGTGGCGGGGACCATCGAGGACGCCGTGCGCTTCACGCCGGGCAACACGCTCGTCTTCTGTCCCTCGTACGCCGAGGCCGAGCGCTACTACGACCGCGTCGGGACCGATTCGACGCCGTACCTCGACCGGCCCGGCGAGCGCGCCGAGGACCTCCGCGAGCGGTTCACGGCGGGCGACAACGGGGTGCTGTTCACCTCCCTGTGGGGCACGCTCGCCGAGGGCGTGAGCTACGACGGCGACGACGCCCGAACCGTCCTCGTGGTCGGGGTGCCGTATCCGCACCTCGACGACCGGATGGAGGCCGTCGAGGAGGCGTTCGCGGGCGCGTTCGGCAGCGAGGACCAGGGCTGGCGCTACGCCGTCGAGATTCCGACGGTGCGGAAGACGCGGCAGGCGCTCGGGCGCGTCGTCCGCTCGCCGGAGGACTTCGGGGTGCGGGCCCTGGTCGACGAGCGCTACGCGGGCTCGCGGGCCGACGACCTCGGCCGGTACTCGGTGCACGACACGTTCCCCGAGGAGGAGCGCGAGGAACTCGTGGACGTGTCGCCGGAGAAACTCAAGTTCGCGATGCTGAACTTCTACCAGGAGCTGGACGCCTACGACGGAGCTCCCCCGCGCCCATGA
- a CDS encoding DUF7130 family rubredoxin-like protein — MSSEQADTERQVPFGETVYDEDGNELGRVRGLDEHGFYVATSEGVTAMSVDHEADARSGHKELHWRCWECGEIGNLDEMPSQCPSCGAAEEELYYWAQD; from the coding sequence ATGTCCAGCGAACAGGCAGACACCGAGCGGCAAGTACCGTTCGGCGAGACCGTGTACGACGAGGACGGGAACGAACTCGGTCGGGTACGCGGCCTCGACGAGCACGGGTTCTACGTGGCCACGTCGGAAGGGGTGACGGCGATGTCCGTCGACCACGAGGCCGACGCGCGGTCCGGGCACAAGGAGCTCCACTGGCGGTGCTGGGAGTGCGGCGAGATCGGCAACCTCGACGAGATGCCCAGCCAGTGTCCCTCCTGTGGCGCGGCCGAGGAGGAGCTCTACTACTGGGCACAGGACTAA
- the alaS gene encoding alanine--tRNA ligase, whose protein sequence is MSDLTEEYQLEYFREEGFVRRECPECGDHFWTRDEGRELCGEPPCEEYGFIDDPGFEEERSLSEMREAFLSYFEDHDHERIEPYPVAANRWRDDVLLTQASIYDFQPLVTSGKTPPPANPLCISQPCIRMQDIDNVGKTGRHTMAFEMMAHHAFNAREDIEDPEQYAYEGEVYWKDRTVELCEGLFEELGADLEEITYIEDPWVGGGNAGPAIEVIYKGAELATLVFMSMEQDPDGEYELKDGNRYSPMDTYIVDTGYGLERWTWMSQGTPTVYEAVYPETIDFLKANAGIEHTEAQEDLVHRAAKLAGRMDIDEAEDMATARREIAERLDVDVERLEALMEPLEEIYAIADHCRTLAYMLGDGIVPSNAGTGYLARMVLRRTKRLVDSVGVDAPLDELVDMQAERLGYQNRDTVRDIVRTEVEKYRETLERGGRRVEQLADDYAERDEPIPLEEVIELYDSHGIQPDMVEEIAVQRGAAVEVPDDFYSLVASRHGGGTAFDDDSEGIDEQVADLPETDKLFYEDQDRTEFEAVVLDVIERPDAGGEDETLYDVALDQTMFYPEGGGQPADTGTLSTEDVTAEVRDVQEVDGVVLHRTDADPGKGEFVRGQVDGTRRRRLMAHHTATHVIGHAAREVLGDHIRQAGAQKGTDSSRLDVTHYDRIDREQVKAIERVANDIIRENLSVRQEWLDRNDAQAKYGFDLFQGGIPAGTEVRVITVGEDVQACAGTHVERTGEIGTIKVLGTERVQDGVERLVFAAGDAAIEATQRTEDALYDAAETLDVDPQEVPDTAERFFDEWKERGKRIDELKEQLAEARAQGGESGEEVDLGGTTAVVQRLDADMDELRATANALAEEGKVAVIGSGVDGATFVVAVPDAVGINAGEVVADLAGRVGGGGGGPPDFAQGGGPDADALDDALAAAPDILKQKLEA, encoded by the coding sequence ATGAGTGACCTCACGGAGGAGTATCAACTGGAGTACTTCCGGGAGGAGGGGTTCGTCCGGCGGGAGTGTCCGGAGTGCGGCGACCACTTCTGGACGCGAGACGAGGGCCGCGAGCTGTGCGGTGAGCCCCCCTGCGAGGAGTACGGCTTCATCGACGACCCGGGGTTCGAGGAGGAACGCTCCCTCTCGGAGATGCGGGAGGCGTTCCTCTCGTACTTCGAGGACCACGACCACGAGCGCATCGAGCCGTACCCGGTCGCGGCGAACCGCTGGCGTGACGACGTGTTGCTGACACAGGCCTCCATCTACGACTTCCAGCCGCTCGTCACGAGTGGCAAGACCCCGCCACCGGCCAACCCGCTGTGTATCTCCCAGCCCTGCATCCGGATGCAGGACATCGACAACGTCGGCAAGACGGGCCGGCACACGATGGCGTTCGAGATGATGGCCCACCACGCGTTCAACGCCCGCGAGGACATCGAGGACCCCGAGCAGTACGCGTACGAGGGCGAGGTCTACTGGAAGGACCGGACCGTCGAACTCTGCGAGGGGCTGTTCGAGGAGCTGGGTGCGGACCTCGAGGAGATAACCTACATCGAGGACCCGTGGGTCGGCGGCGGCAACGCCGGCCCCGCTATCGAGGTCATCTACAAGGGAGCCGAGCTGGCGACGCTCGTCTTCATGTCGATGGAGCAGGACCCCGACGGGGAGTACGAGCTGAAGGACGGCAACCGCTACAGCCCGATGGACACGTACATCGTGGACACGGGCTACGGGCTGGAGCGCTGGACCTGGATGAGCCAGGGCACGCCCACCGTCTACGAGGCCGTCTACCCCGAGACCATCGACTTCCTCAAGGCAAACGCCGGCATCGAGCACACCGAGGCCCAGGAGGACCTCGTCCACCGGGCCGCCAAGCTGGCCGGCCGGATGGACATCGACGAGGCCGAGGACATGGCGACGGCCCGCCGGGAGATCGCCGAGCGACTCGACGTGGACGTCGAGCGGCTGGAGGCATTGATGGAGCCGCTGGAGGAGATCTACGCTATCGCCGACCACTGCCGGACGCTGGCGTACATGCTGGGCGACGGCATCGTCCCCTCCAACGCGGGGACGGGCTACCTGGCGCGGATGGTGCTCCGGCGGACGAAGCGACTCGTCGACAGCGTCGGCGTCGACGCCCCGCTGGACGAGCTCGTCGACATGCAGGCCGAGCGCCTGGGCTACCAGAACCGCGACACCGTCCGGGATATCGTCCGGACGGAGGTCGAGAAGTACCGCGAGACGCTGGAGCGGGGCGGCCGCCGCGTCGAGCAGCTGGCCGACGACTACGCCGAGCGTGACGAGCCCATCCCGCTGGAAGAGGTCATCGAGCTGTACGACAGCCACGGCATCCAGCCGGACATGGTCGAGGAGATCGCGGTCCAGCGCGGCGCCGCGGTCGAGGTCCCCGACGATTTCTACTCGCTGGTGGCCTCGCGCCACGGCGGCGGGACGGCCTTCGACGACGACTCGGAGGGCATCGACGAGCAGGTCGCCGACCTCCCGGAGACGGACAAGCTGTTCTACGAGGACCAGGACCGCACGGAGTTCGAGGCTGTCGTCCTGGACGTCATCGAACGTCCCGACGCGGGCGGCGAGGACGAGACGCTGTACGACGTGGCGCTGGACCAGACGATGTTCTACCCGGAGGGCGGTGGCCAGCCGGCCGACACCGGCACCCTCTCGACCGAGGACGTCACCGCCGAGGTGCGCGACGTACAGGAGGTCGACGGCGTGGTCCTCCACCGGACCGACGCCGACCCCGGCAAGGGTGAGTTCGTCCGCGGGCAGGTCGACGGCACCCGCCGCCGCCGGCTGATGGCCCACCACACTGCGACGCACGTCATCGGGCACGCCGCCCGCGAGGTGCTCGGCGACCACATCCGGCAGGCCGGGGCACAGAAGGGGACCGACTCCTCGCGGCTGGACGTGACCCACTACGACCGCATCGACCGCGAGCAGGTCAAGGCCATCGAGCGGGTCGCGAACGACATCATCCGGGAGAACCTCTCCGTGAGACAGGAGTGGCTCGACCGGAACGACGCGCAGGCGAAGTACGGCTTCGACCTGTTCCAGGGGGGTATCCCCGCCGGCACGGAGGTCCGTGTCATCACCGTCGGCGAGGACGTACAGGCCTGTGCGGGTACCCACGTCGAGCGGACCGGGGAGATCGGGACCATCAAAGTGCTAGGTACGGAGCGGGTCCAGGACGGCGTCGAACGGCTCGTCTTCGCGGCCGGCGACGCCGCCATCGAGGCCACCCAGCGCACCGAGGACGCCCTGTACGATGCGGCCGAGACGCTCGACGTGGACCCCCAGGAGGTCCCCGACACGGCCGAGCGGTTCTTCGACGAGTGGAAAGAGAGGGGCAAGCGCATCGACGAGCTGAAAGAGCAGCTCGCCGAGGCCCGTGCCCAGGGCGGTGAGTCCGGCGAGGAGGTCGACCTCGGCGGGACGACGGCCGTGGTCCAGCGGCTCGACGCCGACATGGACGAACTCCGCGCGACCGCGAACGCGCTGGCCGAGGAAGGGAAGGTCGCGGTCATCGGGTCGGGCGTCGACGGCGCCACGTTCGTCGTCGCCGTCCCGGACGCCGTCGGTATCAACGCCGGCGAGGTCGTCGCCGACCTCGCGGGGCGGGTCGGCGGCGGCGGTGGCGGTCCGCCGGACTTCGCGCAGGGTGGTGGCCCCGACGCCGACGCGCTGGACGACGCGCTGGCCGCGGCGCCCGACATCCTCAAGCAGAAGCTGGAGGCCTGA
- the sufU gene encoding Fe-S cluster assembly sulfur transfer protein SufU: protein MSGRDMYRQQILDHYKNPRNYGELEDADFEHVGENPMCGDTIKMYVKLDDDGETVERVSFVGDGCAISQASASMLSQDLHGKTLDEIREMDRDDIFELLGIDVNPMRVKCAVLAEKVAQDGAAIHLGEKDLDQTTTEE, encoded by the coding sequence ATGAGCGGCCGTGACATGTATCGCCAGCAAATCCTCGACCACTACAAGAACCCGCGCAACTACGGGGAGCTCGAGGACGCGGACTTCGAACACGTCGGGGAGAACCCGATGTGCGGCGATACGATCAAGATGTACGTGAAGCTCGACGACGACGGGGAGACGGTCGAGCGGGTCTCCTTCGTCGGGGACGGCTGTGCCATCTCGCAGGCCTCGGCCAGCATGCTCTCGCAGGACCTCCACGGGAAGACGCTCGACGAGATCCGCGAGATGGACCGCGACGACATCTTCGAACTGCTGGGCATCGACGTGAACCCCATGCGGGTCAAGTGCGCGGTGCTCGCGGAGAAGGTGGCCCAGGACGGTGCGGCCATCCACCTCGGCGAGAAGGACCTCGACCAGACGACCACCGAGGAGTGA
- a CDS encoding cation diffusion facilitator family transporter has translation MASSKSVVLAALVANGLIAILKFVGFLLTGSAAMLSETYHSISDTGNQVFLLIGIRYSGKDASREHPFGYGKAQFFYSFLVSVFLFGIAGWESLKHGVDAIRHPHPPATGNATLPVVNITFDAIFVNYAVLIGAIVFEAWAFKKAYANMSRQIEENDWSGLREAFKKTSDVTVLTALTEDFIAMAGAGIALFGVYLSRITQNPIYDAIAATLIGVMLMGFAVALAWENKRLLLGESIPREDEAELRGIVASWDGVDRVVDFRTVYFGPEKVVVMADVEFGETLGTEEIDDRITAIEDTLMEHHSGIRKVYVEPEV, from the coding sequence ATGGCAAGCAGCAAATCCGTCGTCCTCGCCGCGCTCGTCGCTAACGGGCTCATCGCGATTCTGAAGTTCGTCGGGTTCCTCCTGACCGGAAGCGCCGCGATGCTCTCGGAGACCTACCACTCCATCTCCGACACCGGGAACCAGGTGTTCCTCCTCATCGGCATCCGCTACAGCGGGAAGGACGCCTCCCGGGAGCACCCGTTCGGCTACGGGAAGGCGCAGTTCTTCTACTCCTTCCTCGTCAGCGTCTTCCTGTTCGGTATCGCCGGCTGGGAGAGCCTGAAACACGGTGTCGACGCCATCCGCCACCCGCACCCGCCCGCCACGGGGAACGCGACGCTGCCGGTCGTGAACATCACCTTCGACGCCATCTTCGTCAACTACGCCGTCCTCATCGGCGCCATCGTCTTCGAGGCGTGGGCGTTCAAGAAGGCGTACGCCAACATGAGCCGACAGATCGAGGAGAACGACTGGAGTGGCCTCCGGGAGGCGTTCAAGAAGACCTCCGATGTGACCGTGCTGACGGCGCTCACCGAGGACTTCATCGCGATGGCCGGCGCCGGTATCGCGCTGTTCGGCGTCTACCTCTCTCGTATCACCCAGAACCCGATCTACGACGCCATCGCGGCGACCCTCATCGGAGTGATGCTGATGGGCTTTGCAGTGGCGCTGGCCTGGGAGAACAAGCGGCTCCTGCTCGGCGAGTCGATACCCCGTGAAGACGAGGCCGAACTCCGTGGAATCGTCGCCAGCTGGGACGGTGTCGACCGTGTTGTCGATTTCCGGACCGTCTACTTCGGGCCCGAGAAGGTCGTCGTGATGGCCGATGTCGAGTTCGGCGAGACGCTCGGAACCGAGGAGATCGACGACCGCATCACCGCTATCGAGGACACCCTCATGGAGCATCACTCCGGCATCCGGAAGGTCTACGTCGAACCCGAGGTGTAG
- a CDS encoding metallophosphoesterase: protein MLTVISDTHGTDDPRLDGRTATAVADAEAVVHAGDFTTERVLDAVHDAAGTLHAVYGNRDTPGVTDRLPARRVLDYGGVRFVVVHGHEHSEQALSLAAREAGADCVVVGHSHRPTLRALGEVTLLNPGSHADPRRYQPAHAELEADGDGLAGRLVQPDGTLLEAFRIDRSAGPAGTE, encoded by the coding sequence ATGCTAACCGTCATCTCCGACACGCACGGCACCGACGACCCGCGCCTCGACGGCCGGACCGCGACCGCGGTCGCCGACGCCGAGGCTGTCGTCCACGCCGGGGACTTCACCACCGAGCGGGTCCTCGACGCCGTCCACGACGCCGCCGGCACCCTCCATGCGGTGTACGGCAACCGTGACACTCCCGGCGTGACCGACCGCCTGCCGGCGCGACGTGTCCTCGACTACGGCGGCGTGCGGTTCGTCGTCGTTCACGGGCACGAACACAGCGAGCAGGCGCTCTCGCTGGCGGCCCGTGAGGCCGGCGCGGACTGTGTCGTCGTGGGCCACTCCCATCGGCCGACGCTGCGGGCGCTCGGGGAGGTGACGCTGCTCAACCCGGGGAGTCACGCCGACCCCCGGCGGTACCAGCCGGCCCACGCCGAACTCGAGGCCGACGGGGACGGGCTGGCCGGGCGGCTCGTCCAGCCGGACGGGACGCTGCTGGAGGCGTTCAGAATCGACCGGAGCGCGGGGCCAGCGGGGACCGAGTGA
- a CDS encoding helix-turn-helix domain-containing protein, giving the protein MDSSASDPDPSRFRELMIDDEPGVTDVMACVFGVQHHEARTYLVLLETPGSTVAELADTLDRDRSNVNRSLTTLREKNLATRERRLLDSGGHVYQYTATPLSEARELMHETLDEWTAYVHERIDEFGPETGDVGR; this is encoded by the coding sequence ATGGATTCCTCCGCGTCTGACCCCGACCCGAGTCGGTTCCGGGAGCTGATGATCGACGACGAGCCGGGAGTCACGGACGTGATGGCCTGCGTCTTCGGTGTCCAGCACCACGAGGCACGAACCTACCTCGTACTGCTCGAGACCCCCGGCAGCACGGTCGCCGAGCTGGCGGACACGCTGGACCGTGACCGCTCGAACGTGAACCGCTCGCTCACGACGCTCCGTGAGAAGAACCTCGCCACCCGCGAACGCCGCCTGCTCGACTCGGGCGGGCACGTCTACCAGTACACCGCCACACCGCTTTCGGAAGCCCGCGAACTGATGCACGAGACGCTCGACGAGTGGACCGCCTACGTCCACGAACGCATCGACGAGTTCGGCCCCGAAACCGGAGATGTCGGGCGGTAA
- a CDS encoding ketopantoate reductase family protein, whose amino-acid sequence MEFLVVGAGSLGSLLGGLLARAHDVTLVGREPHVDAVRDSGLTVEGAIETYVHPDARADVPGGRFDCALVTTKAFDTAAAARDLAAAGTDLDAALSLSNGLGNEAVLADALADDCEVLAGTCTYGAMSPEPGTVRCTGVGEVVLGARDGGPSTAADRVGDGFTEAGIETTVAADMPRRLWEKLAVNAGINAPTALARVENGALLDGPGNDVARRAAREVARVARAEGVDLGDGAATAAVERVAAATAANTSSMQQDVLAGRRTEVDAILGTALDRADAHGVAVPTLRTLADLLCAWERDRDLR is encoded by the coding sequence ATGGAGTTCCTCGTCGTCGGCGCGGGCTCGCTGGGCAGCCTGCTCGGGGGATTGCTGGCTCGCGCGCACGACGTGACCCTCGTCGGCCGCGAGCCACACGTCGACGCCGTCCGCGACTCCGGGCTCACCGTCGAGGGGGCCATCGAGACATACGTGCACCCGGACGCCCGCGCGGACGTGCCCGGCGGGCGGTTCGACTGCGCGCTCGTGACGACGAAGGCGTTCGACACCGCAGCGGCGGCACGGGACCTCGCAGCCGCGGGGACGGACCTCGATGCGGCACTGTCGCTCTCGAACGGCCTGGGCAACGAGGCGGTGCTGGCCGACGCGCTGGCCGACGACTGTGAGGTGCTCGCGGGTACCTGCACCTACGGCGCGATGTCACCCGAGCCGGGGACCGTCCGGTGTACGGGCGTCGGCGAGGTGGTGCTGGGCGCACGCGACGGCGGCCCCTCGACCGCCGCCGACCGCGTGGGGGACGGCTTCACCGAAGCCGGAATCGAGACGACGGTTGCGGCGGATATGCCCCGGCGGCTGTGGGAGAAACTGGCCGTCAACGCCGGCATCAACGCCCCGACCGCGCTCGCCCGGGTCGAGAACGGGGCCCTGCTGGACGGCCCGGGCAACGACGTGGCCCGGCGTGCGGCGCGCGAGGTGGCTCGCGTCGCCCGGGCCGAGGGGGTCGACCTCGGGGACGGGGCGGCGACGGCGGCCGTCGAACGGGTCGCGGCCGCGACCGCTGCGAACACCTCCTCGATGCAACAGGACGTGCTCGCCGGGCGGCGGACGGAGGTCGATGCCATCCTCGGGACGGCGCTCGACCGCGCCGACGCACACGGTGTGGCGGTGCCGACGCTCCGGACGCTGGCCGACCTGCTGTGCGCCTGGGAGCGGGACCGGGACCTGCGCTGA